The following proteins are co-located in the Spea bombifrons isolate aSpeBom1 chromosome 3, aSpeBom1.2.pri, whole genome shotgun sequence genome:
- the LOC128482753 gene encoding squalene synthase-like, with product MDFIRSLGYPKEIYKLLRFKLGGYRAVMPDLDRDSMRQSLQTCYRYLNETSRSYAAVIQVLDGELRDAACIHYLVLRALDTVEDDMTISLESKVATLRNFHTYLYDPEWKFAESKEQHRQVLKDFPTISLEFRNLAVVYQDVIADICAKMGEGMANFQENKVDSLKQWDEYCIAATGLFALGLCHLVSASELEDGAVGMDIHFANTTGLFLQKTNIIRDYLQDQLEGRAFWPREVWSKYAKKLSDFAKPENIVPALQCLNELITNALNHVPDVLRYLSRLKNKRIFRFFAIPHVMAIATLAAFYNNQQVFKGVVKIRKGQTVTLMMDATNMDAVRAITLQYMEEIYQKIPPSDPTSGKTQHIISSIRSLCLPNASVVSHKYLPPIYLSCAVLLAAFSYQYLGTVSQVSEELHASQ from the exons ATGGACTTCATCAGGTCTCTCGGGTACCCAAAAGAGATTTACAAACTTCTTAGGTTCAAGTTGGGTGGTTACCGGGCAGTGATGCCTGACCTGGACCGG GACTCCATGAGACAGAGCCTGCAGACCTGCTACAGATACCTGAACGAAACCAGTCGGAGCTATGCAGCCGTCATCCAGGTTTTGGATGGGGAATTGAG GGATGCAGCTTGCATACATTACTTGGTCCTGCGTGCTCTGGACACCGTGGAAGACGATATGACCATTAGCCTTGAGAGTAAGGTTGCAACGCTACGTAACTTCCATACCTACCTGTATGACCCGGAGTGGAAATTCGCCGAGAGCAAAGAGCAGCACCGACAGGTTCTCAAGGACTTCCCAACG aTCTCTCTGGAGTTCAGAAATCTTGCTGTTGTTTACCAAGATGTTATTGCAGACATATGCGCCAAGATGGGAGAGGGGATGGCGAATTTCCAGGAAAATAAAGTGGACTCTTTGAAGCAGTGGGACGAA TACTGCATTGCAGCAACTGGTCTGTTTGCGCTTGGCTTGTGCCATCTGGTTTCGGCATCAGAATTGGAAGATGGAGCCGTCGGCATGGACATACACTTTGCAAACACAACGGGcctgtttttgcaaaaaacaaacatcatccGTGATTACCTGCAAGATCAATTGGAAGGTCGGGCATTCTGGCCAAGAGAG GTGTGGAGTAAGTATGCAAAGAAGCTCTCAGATTTTGCAAAGCCAGAGAACATCGTCCCGGCTCTGCAGTGTTTGAACGAGTTGATTACCAACGCCTTGAACCACGTGCCGGACGTCCTCAGATACCTGTCACGGCTTAAAAACAAACGCATCTTCAGATTCTTTGCCATCCCCCAT GTAATGGCTATAGCCACTTTGGCTGCGTTTTACAACAACCAGCAAGTATTTAAAGGCGTTGTGAAAATCCGCAAGGGACAGACTGTCACTCTAATGATGGACGCCACCAACATGGATGCTGTGAGGGCCATCACGCTCCAGTATATGGAAGAG ATCTATCAGAAAATTCCTCCGTCAGACCCCACGTCGGGCAAAACACAGCACATAATTTCCTCCATACGCAGCCTCTGCTTACCCAACGCTTCGGTTGTATcacataaatatttgccccccaTTTATCTGTCCTGTGCCGTACTTCTGGCTGCCTTCAGTTATCAGTACCTGGGCACGGTGTCCCAGGTGTCTGAAGAACTGCATGCAAGCCAATGA
- the LOC128482758 gene encoding squalene synthase-like, whose product MDFLRSLGHPEEIYNLLRYKLGGYRAVMPKMDRDSMSKTLQTCYRYLDETGRSFSIVVQTLDGELRDAACIHYLVLRALDTVEDDMTINLETKIPILRNFHTYLYDPEWKFTDSKDKDRQVLEDFPTISLEFRNLAVVYQDVIADICAKGGDGLASFQEKKMDSLMEWDEYCHYAIGGNGFSRLFSASQLEDAEIGLDTHFSNSMGLSLQKANIIRDYLKDQLEGREFWPREVWSKYGNNLSDFAKPENIVPAVQCLNELITNALNHVPDVLTYLSRLKNQSVFNFCAIPQVMAIATLAACYNNQQVFKGVVKIRKGQTVTLMMEATNMEAVRAITLQYIEEIYQKIPLTDPTSGKTQHIISSIRNLCLPKSSTSNRT is encoded by the exons ATGGACTTCCTCAGGTCTCTCGGGCACCCGGAGGAGATTTATAACCTTCTCAGGTACAAGCTGGGAGGCTACAGGGCGGTGATGCCCAAAATGGACCGG GACTCCATGAGTAAGACCCTGCAGACCTGCTACAGGTACCTGGATGAAACCGGCAGGAGCTTCTCGATCGTGGTCCAGACTTTGGATGGGGAATTAAG GGATGCAGCTTGCATACATTACTTGGTCCTGCGTGCTCTGGACACCGTGGAAGACGATATGACCATTAACCTTGAGACAAAGATCCCAATTCTACGTAACTTCCATACCTACCTGTATGACCCGGAGTGGAAATTTACTGACAGCAAAGATAAGGACAGACAGGTCCTCGAAGACTTCCCAACG ATTTCGCTGGAGTTCAGAAATCTAGCTGTTGTTTACCAAGATGTTATTGCAGACATATGCGCAAAGGGGGGAGATGGGTTGGCGAGTTTCCAGGAGAAGAAGATGGACTCTTTAATGGAGTGGGACGAA TACTGCCATTATGCTATCGGTGGAAATGGCTTTTCCCGTCTGTTTTCGGCATCACAGTTGGAAGATGCAGAGATTGGTCTGGACACACACTTTTCCAACTCCATGGGTCTATCTCTACAAAAAGCCAACATCATCCGTGACTACCTGAAAGATCAATTGGAAGGTCGGGAGTTCTGGCCAAGAGAG GTGTGGAGTAAGTACGGAAATAACCTCTCAGATTTTGCAAAGCCAGAGAACATCGTCCCGGCTGTGCAGTGTTTGAACGAGTTGATTACCAACGCCTTGAACCACGTGCCGGATGTCCTCACCTACCTGTCACGGCTTAAAAATCAAAGCGTCTTCAACTTCTGCGCCATCCCCCAG GTAATGGCTATAGCCACTTTGGCTGCGTGTTACAACAACCAGCAAGTATTTAAAGGCGTTGTGAAAATCCGCAAGGGACAGACTGTCACTCTAATGATGGAGGCCACCAACATGGAAGCTGTGAGAGCCATCACGCTCCAGTATATTGAAGAG ATTTATCAAAAAATCCCTCTGACAGACCCCACGTCGGGCAAGACGCAGCACATCATTTCCTCCATACGCAACCTGTGTTTGCCAAAAAGTTCAACG AGTAACAGGACATAG